The window TCCACCTCAGATATGTTTGTGATATCTCTCTGAAAATGACAGCAGATAACATTGACACTGTTCACTCACCATGCACAGATCCAACAGTCTACTTAAAACAAGTCAGTTTTGCTAGTTTTAAGTTGTATTTAACCACTGAAACAGGCAAGTTTGTTCAGAAAATACCTCAAGGCAGGAATGAGATTGGATTTTACCTTTCTTGACtgattgttcattcattcagtcagtcattaATCTTCAGTACCTGCTTTATCCTGTGAGGCAAGAATGCACCATGTATGGCACGCCAGTTCTGCTTATGgcatgatgcatatatacacacatacacagttttttttgtagGTGGAAACGAATTTTGTAAATGACAACATTATTATGGACACCAAGGCCGTAACCACATCCTGAATGGGGGGAGCTAGGGACCAAACCATTTGGTTGGGGTGGGGTCACAAATGTAATGGTCCTTTTTAGTTCTCTATGTAATAAAAgcccaaatatttatatatacattaattATATCTACAATGCAAGACCTTTATATTTAGGACTAAAATAACTACAGTAAGGTCAGTGTGtattacaatacaaaaacaCGTTAGATTAGatggtttattatatttcagatGTACTCACTCTCTACCCCCAGGCATGCCTTTCATCTTCTTATGCACAGATATAGTGAATAATAATTCCAAACATTAGAGCAGACCAAATATGAATTACTTCCACTGTTCATATACTGGTAACTTTTTTCCTGTTCCTGCCAGCTTACCGTTTTTTCTCCTGCTGTAAAACGGCATGACTGTGTCAGTTAGCCAGACACAATGACTTGCACAAAATGATTTACTCACCCTCAAGTTGTTCCAAGTCTGTATGCTGTGTTCAGTGTAACACAACAGGAGAATTTTGAAGACCGTTTACACCATTATACAGAAAAGCAGTCCATATGACACAAAGCTCTCATATGGCCACTTGAAGTATAGTTTTTATGGCACCTTTatagtgcacctttaaagctCATGATGACGGTCTTCTGCCATTTTATGGAATAGAGCTGTGATAGAGTGGAAAAGAGTGTGTGGGGGAGGGTCTTCTTTTATGTTATGAAAAGTAACAGCGTTTGGTTTTGGAATGACATAAGGGTAAGTAAATGATAACATAATTTTCATATTTAGGTGACGTATCCCTTAAACTTTTTGAGTGCAGACCTGACAAGGACATACAGACTAGCATCAAAATACAATGGTTGCAGACACTTGGGGGGTTTATTgtccagatttaaaaaatggctAATGTActagatttgcaaataatatatttttatttttataaatgacTTTGTCCTAACCACAACCTATAAACACACGTGAGTCAAATCCACATATTTTACCATGTTCTAGTTTAAGTCTGAGTATGATAACTCTCCCACATTTAGTTTTATGAATCATTTACTTAGGGGACAATTTGGCCATATCTGATTATTGAGGGGGACGTGTCCCCCTCACTGTCTATGGTGGTTACAGCCCTAATTGACGCTGATGTTAAGCACACAAAAGCAGTGTGGATGTTGTGCTTGGCTGTGGGGTTGCATTGCTGTACCCTGTGATTCACCACACGGTAACcttccacacatacacatgtgtaTCAAATCAGGTATTCTCTGAAAGCCAGCCAAgctattttagattttttttaaaaaaatatatatatatatatatatatatattcttttacattttgttttcatatttttagTTCAATGTTGAATTGCTTGATTTTTGAACAACGAACCCATGAAGTTTAAACTtgcaagtattttattttaaattttgtgTTTGGAGTCTATGCCCTTGTTGTTGTAGATCTGTCCATCTACATTGTTTCTGACTGACTCACCCAAAAAGCACGCTGGCAGTTCCAGCAGATTTTAAAAGGCATGCAGGACAGATCGGACAGGTGAAAGATCTTTGGTGCACGAGCTGGAAAAAGGATTTCAAACCAGTGCAGTAATCAATGTAAAAGAATACTTTTCTTTCTCAAACACTATTTCCTTTTGGGATTTGTTTGGTTGTTATGATGGCAACAAgacattattttgtaatttggattgttttctgttttgacCTGGTTGATTCTGTGAGTATTATTACCTTTCTGAGCTTATATGAATTTAATAGTAATTAATtgtattgaatttatttttctatttatccATTTGATCAAAATCCGATTCCTTTCTCCACAGTGCCTGGTAATAATATTTTGTTGCTtgttaataaaatgtgtgtgcagtCCTCTGATCAATGCCaccaggagagagacagacttcAGGCACAGTTGAGAAGTATGGAGGCTCGTGCTGTTAAGCAGCAGTTGATGATCCAGAGCTTTCTGAACCTCAATCAGCAACCTCCACTTCCTCTAAATGAGAGCATCTTTTTTGACCTGGGAGACAAACAATATACAGGTAATAATGTGTATTTCTGTTTATATGTATTTGCTGGAATGCAGCAAttattgaagtttttttttttttttttcatttcagactGTGCTCAGATTTTCAATAATGGCTACAAGAAGAGTGGATTTTACACGATTAAACCTGAAAAGAGCCCAGCTCAGATCAGAGTGTACTGTGATATGAAAGATGGAGGCGGGTGGACAGTTTTCCAAAGACGCTCTGATGGTAACGAGTCTTTTGACAGGTGAGAAAGATTCTATATTCGTGTATTATTTATACAAAAGTCACATTTGGAGTGTGGAACCAGAGGGCTGAAAGAATTTTTTGCTAAACTTTTTATGAAGACTTTCCTCATACTGCAACCTGACCGTATTAagtcttttaaatgaatgataatttttattcaaatcactgtaatactttaataatatcatattttattcaatttaatcAGTTTCCATTTGGCAGTAGATTCAGAGAGATGTTTGCGTTACTGGTTTTTCCTGGTGAATCTAATGGGttcttattttttgttataGGGATTGGAACGATTACAAAACTGGTTTTGGTGATATCAAATCTGCAAATGGAGAGTTCTGGTTAGGGAATGACAACTTACATTATCTGACATCCCAAGGTGGGACATTCCTTTATGTATGAATTTTAAATCATTCATATAAAATAGGGTAtacactataaatatatatgcttaattatatattatgtatgttgtttttttttttgttgtaaatattatgtAACAGGTAATTACAGCTTGAGAATCGACTTGGAAGACTTTGAGGGCAGCCACCGTTTTGCCATGTACAAAAAGTTCCAAGTAGACAGTGAACAGGTAGCACCTGTCTTTTTGTGAGGATTAAACAAGGAGATTATCCCTCTGTTTAGTAACTATATACAGAATAAGCATTagtttgaatgaattataactATGCCTGCATGGTTTTAGAATCATTACCAGCTGCAGTTTGATGGATACAGAGGGAATGCAGGAGACTCGCTCTCAGGAAGCTACAACCCTGAGGTGCAGGATTGGGCAAGTCACCAGGGCATGAAATTCAGCACAAAAGATAAGGACAATGATCGCTATGAGCGCAACTGTGCTCTGGAAGATATGTCTGGCTGGTGGTTTAACAGGTCTGTTAAATATATtgttatccaaaaaaaaaaaaaaaaggcatttaacAAGTTAGTAAACTGCCTATGatcaaaaataacaacagcCTGTCTATAGTGGTTATTGATCATGTGagtattattgtaaaaaaaaaaaatctctctcaatGTCATAAATCATCTACATACAGTGCTCTAAGCATTTAATATAGCCTATTATCtgaaaagaaattattattatgtgggAGGAAAACCCTCACCCAGTCTTAATAAATACCCTGCATGCTGTTTGCTTGAAGTTCTTCCACTGTTCTTCCTCTAGGTGTCACTCTGCCAATCTGAATGGACTTTACTATAAAGGACCGTACAGTGCAGTGACTGACAACGGGATAGTGTGGTACACCTGGCATGGCTGGTGGTACTCTCTCAAAACAGTGGAAATGAAGATCAGGCCAAGTGCCTTTGAAACTAATGAAGTCTAACATAACACGTTTTACCATTGGTCAATTATTCttggaaaaatatatagatGCTGTATGCATATTGaaatatgtttacatacagtTTATAGTATTGGAGAACATATACTGTCAATGTAGTttatagtgcgtgtgtgtgtgtgtgcgtataaaCATTACACCTATATAATCACAAAATGACATGCATTTCTACCAAGCATGatcaaatgtaaatgcaaacttTTTACTCAATATTTAATTAGACTCGATCAGAGTGAGTTACTCAAATAAAGttgaataatgttttattataatatcattGTGTTATAACGGATTAAAGGTATACAATAATAccaagttttatatatatatatatatatatatatatatatatatatatatatatatatatatatatatatatatatatatataaacaaaaaacaaaaaaaccaaggGTTCGGATTTCTACCCCGGAAGTGACGCCATCTGTCCGCAGGTGAGAAGAGTGCAGAGCTCGTGCGTACCTGTTGAGTGCACTGTTTTTCTTATAGGTGAGGTGCATGGCTGGTTTAACAGAAACATAAGAACATCAGAAGATGAGTTGTTCATCAGAAAATTCGCTACCTTACGTTGGCCGTCAGATTCTctgaggttgaaaaaaaaaaagaaaaaaagagaaaaaaaaaggaactaaaACTCATCAATATTCCGGTAAATGAACCTCCagtcttgtgtgtttttgtgtgtgtagtttggcTCCTCGCTTACTAACGCGCTTTAGTAACTTGTAAAGtttgtaaatattaattttttcccccctacatATAAATTACACGATCGGTAACAGCTGAATAACAAGCAGATCTTGCTTACAAATGTATGTTTGAACAGCCTAGGAAATAGCTTGTAATGATAACCTGGTAACTATACAATGACTCCAGTATTTATATCAAAATCTAGCAAAACTGTTGCAttcatgattttgttttgtaaCGATAATGCAGCTGTAAAACTATCAAGTATAGACTACACCGCATGCTTAATCAACTAGTACATTGGTTTGCTCAGTCCCATGAAGGATTCACAGCATACTATAGCTTTATGACTGGTTCACTCTCTGCACTATTTTTGGAAAGCAGTACAAGGCATCTGAGATATCCTTCTGATGAGTGTAAATCAGGTGCAAAAACAGTGTTCAGGAAATAGACTGTGCCACTAAAGGAGATGTGATCTCATGCGAAAGCAGAGCTGGAGTAAAGCAAGTTACTAGAAATAACtttaaaagctgtttttttttttttttttttttttttttttttttttttgtttgttttcttctggTTGTCATGTAATCAACCCTATTCCCAATGCTGTAAGCAGCTTTTAAAGGATTGCTTAATCTAAAAACTCAGTCATTATTTGTATTAGTAATTAGTCATTGTATTGACATTATTAGGAAAGATTTGGGAGGATTGTTGGTACAGTTTCCTGAATGTATAAATTATTGCATGTTTTCTCTTTGCCAAGAGAAGAACCGGGGAGGTCTTGGCATGCTGTGTCTCGACTTACTGCTTGTCTGTCCTTTAGGGCATTGTATGGCATCCAAAAGGAATTTAAATAACTTTAAGATGCCGGAGCAAGTGTTTGAGCAGGttcttttaaagttttaaatgaaagtttgtCTAATCATGAATACAGCTAGCATGCAGAAAATCTATCTACAAGTTACATGGGGATTCAAatctgtttttcttcattcGATGTATACTCATTTAGATTCACTGGAACATAGTATGAGAGAACGGGTTTTCTGCTGTGACAGTACATGACCATAGATTTGTGCAGTGATTTCATGCCAAAGATGGAGGTTAGAGGGGCACGAGAGTCTGAGAACAGTTGCCTTCAACTCAATTCGTGAAGAGCACACATTTTTGAATAGCAGCATTTTGAAATTGCTTGTATGTCATTTGATATTTGAGTTGTGTTGAGCATTGAGATATTTAATATAGACCTCCTCTAACAAAACAACCAGTTACTCCAAAAGTTTTAAGAGTTCACATTGAACTTGTTTCCATGGGTTGAATATTTGTAATTTGAATAAAAGAGCTGATAAAGAGCTTTGGGAAAATGGTTGTAATCGACCATACTGACATAACTTTCTACTGTTTCTTAAGCGAACAGTAATTTTCTATCTAACATTATCTTACCAAATATTTGGCTTTGGTTTTACAGTCATGATAAGCTGTAATCAGTGGATATGTGTGAAATTATATGCTGGTGTTTATCTTGTGGTTCATTCATGCACGGCTGTGAATCATTTATTCCGCTTATTGCCAGCAATCTTATACCTCAACTTAAAATGGAGCATCAGTTTTTAATCACTGAGCTGTGCCCAATTTGATTAAATCTATTCCCATGCTGTAATCCATTGCACAATTACTGCAGGTTGGTATTACTGGATATCCATGATTACACATTTTTAGTAGTCTGGATTAGGCAGGAATAGAACTGTGTAGAACA is drawn from Ictalurus furcatus strain D&B chromosome 8, Billie_1.0, whole genome shotgun sequence and contains these coding sequences:
- the fgl1 gene encoding fibrinogen-like protein 1 isoform X1 — encoded protein: MMATRHYFVIWIVFCFDLVDSSSDQCHQERDRLQAQLRSMEARAVKQQLMIQSFLNLNQQPPLPLNESIFFDLGDKQYTDCAQIFNNGYKKSGFYTIKPEKSPAQIRVYCDMKDGGGWTVFQRRSDGNESFDRDWNDYKTGFGDIKSANGEFWLGNDNLHYLTSQGNYSLRIDLEDFEGSHRFAMYKKFQVDSEQNHYQLQFDGYRGNAGDSLSGSYNPEVQDWASHQGMKFSTKDKDNDRYERNCALEDMSGWWFNRCHSANLNGLYYKGPYSAVTDNGIVWYTWHGWWYSLKTVEMKIRPSAFETNEV
- the fgl1 gene encoding fibrinogen-like protein 1 isoform X2, which gives rise to MEARAVKQQLMIQSFLNLNQQPPLPLNESIFFDLGDKQYTDCAQIFNNGYKKSGFYTIKPEKSPAQIRVYCDMKDGGGWTVFQRRSDGNESFDRDWNDYKTGFGDIKSANGEFWLGNDNLHYLTSQGNYSLRIDLEDFEGSHRFAMYKKFQVDSEQNHYQLQFDGYRGNAGDSLSGSYNPEVQDWASHQGMKFSTKDKDNDRYERNCALEDMSGWWFNRCHSANLNGLYYKGPYSAVTDNGIVWYTWHGWWYSLKTVEMKIRPSAFETNEV